The Glycine max cultivar Williams 82 chromosome 12, Glycine_max_v4.0, whole genome shotgun sequence genome window below encodes:
- the LOC100805243 gene encoding monooxygenase 1, with translation MDRTVDADIVIVGGGICGLATALALHRKRIKSLVLERSENLRATGAAIIVQANGWRALDQLGIGSTLRQTAIQIEGGRFISLNEAEPMEFPFGVNQELRCLKRTDLVKAMADNLPVGTIRTNCQVVSIELDPLTHSPQLLLSNGSILQAKVVIGCDGVNSAIANMFGLHRTKLLLFSTCVARGFTNFPNGHQFASEFVVMSRGQVQLGRIPVSDQLVYWFVTRPRTSKDSTIWKEPVLIRQSLIESMKGFPEGAVEMIQNCKLSFLHLTELKYRAPWDLVLNKFRKGTVTIAGDAMHATGPFIAQGGSASIEDALVLARCLAQKKFAEGMNIADAEEAFDQYLKERKMRIFWLSLHSFLVGKKLDTKSSIVRFIILAIMAILFRDPDWHSRYHCGLL, from the exons ATGGATAGAACTGTTGATGCCGATATTGTGATCGTGGGAGGTGGTATTTGTGGCCTTGCAACAGCCCTTGCCCTTCACAG GAAGAGAATTAAAAGTCTGGTGTTAGAAAGATCAGAGAATTTGCGAGCCACAGGAGCAGCTATAATAGTGCAGGCAAATGGCTGGCGTGCACTTGATCAGCTTGGCATTGGCTCAACACTTAGACAAACTGCTATTCAAATAGAAGG GGGAAGATTTATATCTCTCAACGAGGCTGAGCCAATGGAATTTCCATTTGG ggttAATCAGGAACTTCGTTGTTTAAAGCGTACTGATCTGGTGAAAGCCATGGCCGATAATTTACCGGTGGGGACTATACGTACGAACTGTCAAGTGGTTTCCATTGAATTAGATCCTTTAACACACTCTCCACAGCTTCTGCTTAGCAACGGAAGCATCCTTCAAGCTAAG GTTGTTATTGGATGTGATGGCGTGAATTCTGCCATTGCAAATATGTTTGGGTTACACCGAACGAAGCTCTTGCTTTTCTCTACATGTGTTGCACGAGGCTTCACAAATTTTCCAAATGGTCATCAATTTGCCAGTGAGTTTGTTGTGATGAGCAGAGGTCAAGTCCAACTCGGAAGAATCCCAGTGTCTGACCAGCTCGTTTATTGGTTTGTCACAAGGCCAAGGACTTCTAAAG ATTCAACAATTTGGAAAGAGCCAGTTCTTATTAGGCAGTCATTAATAGAATCAATGAAAGGTTTCCCAGAAGGGGCTGTGGAGATGATACAAAACTGCAAGTTGAGCTTCTTGCATCTGACTGAGTTGAAGTATCGAGCACCGTGGGACTTGGTCTTGAACAAGTTCAGGAAAGGTACAGTGACAATTGCTGGTGACGCAATGCATGCCACAGGCCCATTCATTGCACAGGGTGGCTCAGCTTCCATAGAAGATGCCCTGGTTCTGGCTAGATGCCTGGCCCAAAAGAAATTTGCGGAAGGGATGAACATCGCAGACGCAGaagaagcatttgatcaatATCTCAAAGAAAGGAAGATGAGAATCTTTTGGCTCTctttgcattctttccttgttgGGAAGAAGCTTGACACCAAATCATCCATAGTCAGATTCATTATCCTTGCAATCATGGCCATTCTGTTTAGAGACCCCGATTGGCATTCCCGCTATCATTGTGGACTTCTATAG
- the LOC100780118 gene encoding protein ORANGE, chloroplastic: MLCLGRFGGVSHYPIKSGWSRRDYTNNRPRWCLMAAQESDSSFAPSLDSDKTASAGFCIIEGPETVQDFAKMELQEIQDNIRSRRNKIFLHMEEVRRLRIQQRIKSAELGILNEEQENELPNFPSFIPFLPPLTSANLKQYYATCFSLIAGIILFGGLLAPSLELKLGLGGTSYADFIESLHLPMQLSQVDPIVASFSGGAVGVISALMVVEINNVKQQEQKRCKYCLGTGYLACARCSSTGALVLIEPVSTVKGGDKPLSPPKTERCSNCSGSGKVMCPTCLCTGMAMASEHDPRIDPFD, encoded by the exons ATGCTGTGTCTGGGTCGATTCGGCGGGGTCTCTCACTACCCAATCAAATCCGGTTGGAGTCGGAGGGACTACACCAATAACAGGCCCAGATGGTGTTTGATGGCCGCCCAGGAATCCGACTCTTCTTTTGCACCCTCTCTTGACTCCGACAAAACCGCCTCTGCTGG ATTCTGCATCATTGAAGGCCCAGAAACGGTACAGGATTTTGCCAAGATGGAACTTCAAGAAATTCAGGACAACATTCGAAGTCGGAGGAACAAAATCTTCTTACACATGGAAGAG GTTCGTAGGCTTAGGATACAGCAAAGAATTAAAAGTGCCGAACTTGGAATTTTAAACGAAGAGCAAGAGAATGAACTCCCTAACTTCCCATCATTCATTCCTTTCTTGCCTCCTTTG ACTTCAGCAAATCTCAAGCAATATTATGCAACCTGTTTTTCTCTTATTGCCGGGATAATTCTTTTTGGTGGTCTCCTTGCACCTAGT tTGGAGCTTAAGCTTGGACTAGGGGGCACATCTTATGCAGATTTTATTGAAAGTTTACATCTTCCTATGCAACTGAG TCAGGTTGATCCCATAGTGGCATCATTCTCTGGAGGAGCAGTTGGAGTAATCTCGGCATTAATGGTGGTTGAGATAAACAATGTAAAACAGCAGGAGCAGAAAAGATGCAAATACTGTCTTGGTACTG GATATCTTGCATGTGCTCGCTGTTCAAGCACAGGAGCACTTGTTCTGATTGAACCAGTATCCACAGTCAAAGGTGGAGATAAGCCTCTTTCACCACCAAAAACTGAGAGATGTTCAAATTGCTCTGGATCTGGCAAG GTTATGTGTCCAACATGTCTTTGCACTGGAATGGCCATGGCAAGCGAACATGATCCACGAATTGATCCATTTGATTAG